The Streptomyces sp. NBC_00670 genome window below encodes:
- a CDS encoding cobalamin B12-binding domain-containing protein: protein MSDLTTPAGLRDALWQAVAGGDEYTAVALVQEASAGHVDDETLLLDVIAPVQERIGTEWAADRLTVAQEHAATAINERVVAALAHHGPAAPRPATARGRGRVTVGCVDGEWHAFPARLVAEVLRLRGWRVDYLGAQTPTPHLVAHLHHTHTDALLLSGSLPTHLPAAHAAITACQAVGVPVLAGGRAFGPDGRHARALGADGWAADARGAAGILEKGFSGPDPSVSRQAVDDLPHLADQEYTLIVRSRAQLVKQTLVDLEDAFPAARHYSDAQRERTAEDLAHIVDFLATALYMDDAEVFTDFLTWTAGILQARGVPARSLTAGLGLLAGRLRDFPRTLRLLHEGTEAVRDHPAHPVPEAGTHA, encoded by the coding sequence GTGAGCGACCTCACCACACCGGCCGGACTCCGGGACGCGCTGTGGCAGGCCGTGGCCGGCGGCGACGAGTACACCGCCGTCGCCCTCGTCCAGGAGGCCTCGGCCGGGCACGTCGACGACGAGACGCTGCTCCTGGACGTGATCGCCCCGGTGCAGGAACGCATCGGCACCGAATGGGCCGCCGACCGGCTCACCGTCGCCCAGGAGCACGCCGCCACCGCGATCAACGAACGCGTCGTCGCCGCGCTCGCCCACCACGGGCCGGCGGCGCCGCGCCCGGCCACCGCACGCGGACGCGGACGCGTGACGGTCGGCTGTGTCGACGGCGAGTGGCACGCCTTCCCCGCCCGGCTCGTCGCCGAGGTGCTGCGGCTGCGTGGCTGGCGGGTCGACTACCTGGGCGCGCAGACCCCCACCCCGCACCTCGTCGCCCATCTGCACCACACCCACACCGACGCGCTGCTGCTGTCCGGTTCGCTTCCCACCCACCTGCCGGCCGCGCACGCCGCCATCACCGCCTGCCAGGCCGTCGGCGTCCCCGTCCTGGCGGGCGGACGCGCCTTCGGCCCCGACGGCCGGCACGCCCGGGCACTGGGCGCCGACGGATGGGCGGCCGACGCCCGCGGCGCGGCCGGGATACTGGAGAAGGGATTCTCCGGGCCCGACCCGTCGGTCAGCCGCCAGGCCGTGGACGACCTGCCGCACCTGGCCGACCAGGAGTACACGCTGATCGTCCGGTCCCGGGCCCAGCTCGTCAAGCAGACCCTGGTCGACCTCGAGGACGCCTTCCCCGCCGCGCGCCACTACAGCGACGCGCAGCGCGAGCGCACCGCGGAGGACCTCGCCCACATCGTCGACTTCCTCGCCACCGCCCTCTACATGGACGACGCCGAGGTCTTCACCGACTTCCTCACCTGGACCGCGGGCATCCTCCAGGCCCGCGGCGTCCCCGCCCGTTCGCTCACCGCCGGCCTCGGCCTCCTCGCCGGCCGGCTCCGCGACTTCCCCCGCACCCTGCGCCTGCTCCACGAGGGCACCGAGGCCGTGCGGGACCACCCCGCCCACCCCGTCCCCGAAGCCGGCACCCACGCATGA
- a CDS encoding STAS domain-containing protein has product MTEPTATEFALTTADEPPTLTVRVTGELDYDTSEDLVRAVVGHLAGPVVHREVCLDFAELTWIDSSGLSALLMVHRHTSAAGARLRLRNRPECLERMLHLTNVLDHLLTTPATAAAREAAGTEEDDDENSEAGAT; this is encoded by the coding sequence ATGACCGAACCGACAGCCACCGAGTTCGCCCTGACCACCGCCGACGAGCCGCCCACGCTGACCGTGCGGGTGACCGGCGAACTGGACTACGACACCAGCGAGGACCTGGTCCGCGCCGTCGTCGGCCACCTCGCCGGTCCCGTCGTCCACCGCGAGGTGTGCCTGGACTTCGCGGAACTGACCTGGATCGACTCCTCCGGCCTGTCGGCCCTGCTGATGGTCCACCGGCACACCTCCGCCGCCGGGGCCCGGCTGCGCCTGCGCAACAGACCCGAGTGCCTGGAGCGCATGCTCCACCTCACCAACGTCCTCGACCACCTCCTCACCACGCCCGCCACCGCGGCGGCCCGGGAGGCCGCCGGGACCGAGGAGGACGACGACGAGAACTCGGAGGCCGGGGCCACCTGA
- a CDS encoding sensor histidine kinase: protein MGRSDRTTQPDDACAGEPRDERGELPGHEAREARVLWWGSAGLVLAVLGTAVLVAGAGRGHRLPVAEALVLAQVGALRWQTRAPVPVLAANATTGLAVWALLPSVTLTGALLAAQITLCVLSATRPPRTSARALAAMCLPAPLALLTGGTPGLVLCLLSVALAWTLGQWRGAQQERARAELRRAVAEERARIAREVHDVVAHTLSVMVIQASAADDVFTEQPAEARQALRTIETGARSALAELRLILRAFRPEAGEEPTPGQRDPGPSLARLAELADTVRATGMTVHVHEEGTSAGLPAAVDLAAYRIVQEALTNALRHAAGADEVSVRVTAEGDCVRVTVTDNGRTGHGRPFTAGAGRGLVGMRERAGLLGGALRAGPLPGGGFEVAARLPVERVS from the coding sequence GTGGGGCGCAGCGACAGGACGACGCAGCCGGACGACGCGTGCGCGGGGGAACCGCGGGACGAGCGGGGCGAGTTGCCGGGTCATGAAGCCCGGGAGGCCCGGGTGCTGTGGTGGGGCTCGGCCGGGCTGGTGCTGGCCGTCCTCGGGACCGCCGTGCTCGTCGCCGGAGCCGGGCGCGGCCACCGGCTGCCCGTCGCCGAGGCCCTGGTCCTCGCGCAGGTCGGCGCCCTGCGATGGCAGACGCGCGCCCCGGTTCCCGTCCTGGCCGCCAACGCGACGACGGGGCTCGCGGTGTGGGCGCTGCTGCCCTCGGTGACCCTGACGGGCGCGCTGCTCGCCGCGCAGATCACGCTGTGTGTGCTGTCGGCCACCCGCCCGCCGCGCACGTCGGCGCGGGCCCTGGCGGCGATGTGCCTCCCGGCGCCGCTGGCACTGCTGACGGGCGGCACCCCGGGGCTCGTGCTCTGTCTGCTGTCGGTCGCCCTGGCCTGGACCCTGGGCCAGTGGCGCGGGGCGCAGCAGGAGCGGGCGCGGGCCGAACTGCGCCGGGCCGTGGCGGAGGAACGCGCACGCATCGCACGTGAGGTGCACGACGTGGTGGCGCACACCCTGTCGGTGATGGTCATTCAGGCGAGCGCGGCCGACGACGTGTTCACCGAGCAGCCCGCAGAGGCCCGCCAGGCCTTGCGGACCATCGAGACGGGCGCCCGCTCGGCACTGGCCGAACTCCGCCTGATCCTGCGGGCGTTCCGGCCCGAGGCGGGGGAGGAGCCGACGCCCGGCCAACGGGACCCGGGGCCCTCACTCGCCCGCCTGGCGGAGCTGGCCGACACCGTGCGCGCGACCGGGATGACCGTCCACGTGCACGAGGAGGGCACCTCCGCCGGGCTGCCGGCCGCCGTGGACCTGGCGGCGTACCGGATCGTCCAGGAAGCTCTCACCAACGCGCTGCGTCACGCGGCCGGCGCGGACGAGGTGAGCGTGCGGGTGACGGCGGAGGGGGACTGCGTGAGGGTCACGGTGACCGACAACGGGCGGACGGGGCACGGCCGTCCGTTCACGGCGGGTGCGGGGCGTGGCCTCGTCGGGATGCGGGAGCGTGCCGGACTGCTGGGCGGCGCCCTGCGCGCCGGGCCGCTGCCGGGTGGCGGCTTCGAGGTGGCGGCCCGGCTGCCGGTGGAGCGCGTGTCATGA
- a CDS encoding response regulator transcription factor, translating into MTLRVVVADDQALVRTGFRMIIDARDDLEVVGEASDGGEAVRLTRELAPDVVLMDVRMPVLDGIEATRRIAAGGSRARVLVLTTWDVDAHVVDALRAGASGFLLKDIRPAELVDALRLTARGDALLAPTVLARVLDRFLRTTPDPAPPPSLRELSGREREVLTLIGQALSNAEIAARLSLSEATVKNHVTAVLRKLGLRDRVQAVVAAYDHGLVRPRHP; encoded by the coding sequence ATGACCCTGCGCGTGGTGGTGGCCGACGACCAGGCGCTGGTCCGCACCGGATTCCGCATGATCATCGACGCCCGGGACGACCTGGAGGTGGTCGGCGAGGCGTCCGACGGCGGGGAGGCGGTGCGGCTGACCCGCGAACTGGCCCCGGACGTGGTGCTGATGGACGTCCGCATGCCCGTCCTGGACGGCATCGAGGCGACCCGGCGGATCGCGGCGGGCGGCAGCCGGGCCCGGGTCCTCGTGCTGACCACCTGGGACGTGGACGCGCACGTGGTCGACGCGCTGCGCGCCGGGGCGAGCGGCTTCCTGCTCAAGGACATCCGCCCCGCCGAACTCGTCGACGCCCTCCGCCTCACCGCGCGCGGCGACGCGCTGCTCGCGCCGACCGTACTGGCCCGCGTCCTCGACCGGTTCCTGCGCACCACCCCCGACCCGGCGCCGCCGCCCTCCCTGCGGGAGCTCTCCGGGCGCGAGCGCGAAGTGCTCACCCTGATCGGACAGGCCCTGTCGAACGCGGAGATCGCCGCCCGGCTGTCCCTGTCGGAGGCCACCGTCAAGAACCACGTCACCGCGGTGCTGCGCAAACTCGGCCTGCGCGACCGCGTCCAGGCGGTCGTCGCGGCGTACGACCACGGCCTGGTGCGGCCCAGGCACCCCTGA
- a CDS encoding GPP34 family phosphoprotein, which produces MIDDLACLMYLLAHDEGAEGPYDRSRTALLVRAAALTDLALRGRLREDAGTVTVHGTGPTGSPVLDGVLRDAAGHGWKHLVRRHRRRTLAEVEDRLAAAGVLALAAPRTRAGARRSTVTDHPAALAVRARVRAALHGDGPVAALPAADAALLALAAAGGVRSVVPRRDRSAHRSRVDACTERLGALAPGLEKAVRALPTTMIAARGGMGGG; this is translated from the coding sequence GTGATCGACGACCTGGCCTGCCTCATGTACCTGCTCGCCCACGACGAGGGCGCCGAGGGCCCCTACGACCGCTCCCGCACCGCGCTGCTGGTGCGCGCCGCCGCGTTGACGGACCTCGCGCTGCGCGGCCGGCTGCGCGAGGACGCCGGCACGGTCACCGTGCACGGCACGGGGCCCACCGGGTCCCCCGTCCTGGACGGGGTGCTGCGCGACGCGGCCGGGCACGGCTGGAAGCACCTCGTGCGCAGGCACCGCCGTCGGACCCTGGCCGAGGTGGAGGACAGGCTCGCCGCGGCCGGAGTCCTCGCCCTGGCGGCACCCCGTACCCGTGCCGGCGCCCGGCGTTCGACCGTCACGGACCACCCGGCGGCCCTCGCCGTCCGCGCCCGTGTCCGTGCGGCGCTGCACGGCGACGGCCCCGTGGCCGCGCTCCCGGCCGCCGACGCGGCGCTGCTGGCGCTGGCCGCGGCGGGCGGCGTCCGCTCGGTCGTCCCCCGGCGGGACCGCAGCGCCCACCGGTCCCGCGTCGACGCCTGCACGGAGCGGCTCGGCGCCCTGGCACCCGGCCTGGAAAAGGCCGTCCGCGCCCTGCCGACGACCATGATCGCCGCCCGCGGCGGCATGGGCGGCGGCTGA
- a CDS encoding helix-turn-helix transcriptional regulator — translation MTAGDALGPTLRAWRNRVPPTAVGLPQGRGRRVGGLRREELAELAGISVDYVVRIEQGRFTRPSAQVTAALARALRLTDAERDHLHRLAGLAPPSGGEVPDHVPPGLRRALSRLGGTAAAVFAADWQLLWWSPAWAALLGDPARKPPRLRNFARDTFPAEGDGPHLSHWPVTSHGPAAVEAAVVSDLRRATGGFPGSRRLAGLVRELDARSPRFAELWAAGAVGAHQEDRKIVAHPVAGPVEVDCDVLSDGDDLRKVVLLTAAPHTADEDAFRRAVEPHSAPAAGRS, via the coding sequence ATGACCGCTGGTGACGCACTCGGACCGACGCTCCGCGCCTGGCGGAACCGTGTACCGCCCACCGCGGTCGGGCTTCCCCAGGGGCGGGGGCGGCGGGTCGGCGGACTGCGCCGGGAGGAACTGGCCGAGCTGGCGGGGATCTCCGTCGACTACGTGGTGCGCATCGAGCAGGGCCGGTTCACGCGTCCCTCGGCGCAGGTGACCGCCGCGCTCGCCCGCGCCCTGCGGCTCACCGACGCCGAGCGGGACCACCTGCACCGGCTGGCCGGGCTCGCCCCGCCGTCCGGCGGCGAGGTCCCCGACCACGTGCCGCCCGGGCTGCGCCGCGCCCTGAGCAGGCTCGGGGGCACCGCGGCCGCGGTGTTCGCCGCCGACTGGCAGCTGTTGTGGTGGAGCCCCGCCTGGGCCGCGCTGCTGGGCGATCCGGCGCGGAAGCCGCCGAGGCTGCGCAACTTCGCCCGGGACACGTTCCCGGCCGAGGGCGACGGCCCGCATCTCTCGCACTGGCCCGTGACCTCCCACGGCCCGGCCGCGGTGGAGGCCGCCGTCGTCTCCGACCTGCGGCGCGCCACCGGCGGCTTCCCCGGCAGCCGCCGGCTGGCCGGTCTGGTCCGGGAGCTGGACGCGCGCAGCCCGCGGTTCGCCGAACTGTGGGCCGCCGGCGCGGTCGGTGCCCACCAGGAGGACCGCAAGATCGTCGCGCACCCGGTGGCCGGGCCGGTCGAGGTGGACTGCGACGTGCTGAGCGACGGTGACGACCTGCGCAAGGTCGTCCTGCTCACCGCCGCCCCGCACACCGCCGACGAGGACGCGTTCAGGCGGGCCGTCGAGCCGCACTCCGCGCCGGCGGCCGGCCGCTCGTGA
- a CDS encoding VOC family protein, with the protein MTFTLSHDHVGITVTPDTLEAAVEWYADTLGFTVEKRFASHGTTFVFLVAGDVRIELLSGATGRAPEPVTDVLTSMDPQRLHHFCLAVTDLDEVLARLDDRGVPLIGGPMTIAEIGRRIAFVTDTTGTIIELTESAPAR; encoded by the coding sequence ATGACGTTCACCCTCTCCCACGACCACGTGGGCATCACCGTCACCCCGGACACCCTGGAAGCGGCCGTCGAGTGGTACGCGGACACGCTCGGCTTCACCGTCGAGAAGCGGTTCGCCTCCCACGGCACCACGTTCGTCTTCCTCGTCGCCGGTGACGTCCGCATCGAGCTCCTCTCGGGCGCGACGGGCCGCGCACCGGAACCGGTCACCGACGTGCTCACCAGCATGGATCCACAGCGGCTGCACCACTTCTGCCTCGCCGTGACGGACCTCGACGAGGTTCTGGCGCGGCTGGACGACCGCGGGGTACCGCTGATCGGCGGCCCCATGACCATTGCGGAGATCGGCCGCCGCATCGCCTTCGTCACGGACACCACCGGCACGATCATCGAACTCACCGAGTCCGCCCCGGCCCGCTGA
- a CDS encoding TetR/AcrR family transcriptional regulator, with product MPTGVHLRDARQQLFDAAERVLLRDGPNELTSRAVTEEAGCAKGVLHRHFADFDAFLTELVLDRTGQLRALARELRETVGTGTVAGNLTEALTALFGPVPVAIIPLITFRDELRARLRRAEPGGGGLAILAQITSAVAAYLTDERAAGRIAADADIDSLTLSLVGGGHLLFADRDPGPPATATVHRLVTTVLADVVQRGTR from the coding sequence GTGCCGACCGGGGTGCACCTTCGCGACGCGCGGCAGCAGCTCTTCGACGCCGCCGAGCGCGTACTGCTGCGGGACGGCCCGAACGAGCTGACCAGCAGGGCCGTCACCGAGGAGGCCGGCTGCGCCAAGGGCGTCCTGCACCGGCACTTCGCCGACTTCGACGCCTTCCTCACCGAGCTCGTGCTCGACCGGACCGGTCAACTGCGTGCGCTGGCGCGGGAGTTGCGCGAGACCGTCGGCACCGGCACCGTGGCCGGCAACCTCACCGAGGCGCTGACCGCCCTGTTCGGCCCGGTGCCGGTCGCGATCATCCCGCTCATCACGTTCCGCGACGAGCTGCGCGCACGGCTGCGGCGTGCCGAGCCCGGAGGCGGCGGCCTGGCGATCCTCGCCCAGATCACGAGCGCGGTCGCCGCCTACCTCACCGACGAGCGCGCCGCGGGCCGCATCGCGGCCGACGCCGACATCGACTCCCTCACCCTGTCGCTGGTCGGGGGCGGACATCTGCTGTTCGCGGACCGCGACCCCGGCCCCCCGGCCACGGCGACCGTGCACAGACTGGTGACCACGGTCCTCGCCGACGTCGTCCAGCGAGGGACCCGGTAG
- a CDS encoding class I SAM-dependent methyltransferase, whose protein sequence is MPTLSREQPEPPQPHHLRQLAESFGTDARRYDEARPEYPGDLVARVVAGSPGPDVLDVGCGTGIAARQFQAAGCAVLGVEPDPRMADFARERGLPVEVATFEAWEPADRTFDTLIAAQSWHWVDPAAGAAKAARVLRPHGHLAVFGHVFEPPAEVAESFAAAYRRVAPDSPFAAQPARRPLETYRAGYAKIADTLRETGRFGEPEQWRFDWERSYTRDQWLDLLPTTGGLTRLAPGQLAEVLGAVGRAVDALGGRFTMRYTTLAITAVRAGTS, encoded by the coding sequence ATGCCCACTCTATCGCGGGAACAGCCCGAACCGCCCCAGCCGCACCACCTCCGGCAACTGGCCGAGTCCTTCGGTACGGACGCGCGGCGCTACGACGAGGCCCGGCCGGAGTACCCCGGCGACCTGGTGGCCCGGGTGGTCGCCGGGAGCCCTGGGCCGGACGTGCTCGACGTCGGCTGCGGCACGGGCATCGCGGCCCGGCAGTTCCAGGCCGCCGGCTGCGCCGTGCTCGGTGTCGAACCGGATCCGCGGATGGCGGATTTCGCGCGGGAGCGCGGCCTGCCGGTCGAGGTGGCCACCTTCGAGGCATGGGAGCCGGCCGACCGGACGTTCGACACGCTGATCGCCGCCCAGTCGTGGCACTGGGTGGACCCCGCCGCCGGTGCCGCGAAGGCGGCCCGGGTGCTGCGCCCGCACGGGCACCTGGCCGTCTTCGGGCACGTCTTCGAGCCGCCCGCCGAGGTGGCCGAGTCGTTCGCGGCGGCCTACCGCCGGGTGGCCCCCGACTCCCCGTTCGCCGCGCAGCCGGCCCGGCGTCCGCTGGAGACCTACCGGGCCGGGTACGCGAAGATCGCCGACACCCTCCGCGAGACCGGGCGCTTCGGCGAACCCGAGCAGTGGCGGTTCGACTGGGAGCGGTCCTACACCCGCGACCAGTGGCTGGACCTGCTCCCCACCACCGGCGGCCTCACCCGGCTCGCTCCCGGTCAACTGGCCGAGGTGCTGGGCGCGGTGGGCCGTGCCGTCGACGCGCTGGGCGGCCGCTTCACGATGCGCTACACCACGCTGGCGATCACGGCCGTACGTGCCGGAACCTCCTGA
- a CDS encoding glycoside hydrolase family 5 protein has product MSMLRIVKYLTCAVSAVLLTATAPGALAATPDRPPASDPAAPAATWQPPLSTRGRYIVDAAGDRFRLKSANWDGAQGSWTGSGDTADPANHHAGQDSHGIPLGLDRVPLATLLADFHALGVNSVRLPFSNEMIHATSPVPDAAVAANPRLRGKTPLEVFDAVVSALTADDFAVVLNNHTNTSRWCCGVDGNERWNSGQDTRRWADDWVLMARRYADDPRVVGADLYNEVRRDILHDPDWGGGDDYDWYAAAQLAADRILTEANPDLLIVIEGINWTGLPVDGFAHGRPVLTPVRTLSHTLVASDKLVYSAHFYGYTGPHHSGATGLGETSDPRYQDLTEDELRQALHDEAFFVSEESGRHFTAPVWISEFGIGAGETGAAARTWFGRVTDYFADHDADFAYWPLVGWEGHDDWALLRYDTEGRRYGLLDQADWRRTGWDRLMTAPSRTGPVAPVPVWRMLTTDHGDHVESLRVRATGDWDPGASKAACPDGLRLTGLSHTGGRGLCTDVTAGDLRAASGGQTVVTDERYVPQGGDWASGYTKFQCPADAYLIGYSRRGSRTSAALCAPARTPLGTTGRTVWFDRSDNRPDSGGDFASGHYKGQCADDEYAAGIAFTTRVGSAGRPAALLCRRLP; this is encoded by the coding sequence ATGTCGATGCTACGGATTGTCAAGTACCTGACATGCGCGGTGTCGGCCGTGCTCCTCACGGCCACCGCCCCCGGCGCGCTCGCCGCCACCCCCGACCGGCCACCGGCGTCCGACCCGGCGGCGCCCGCCGCCACCTGGCAGCCGCCCCTGTCGACCCGCGGCCGCTACATCGTCGACGCGGCCGGCGACCGGTTCCGGCTGAAGTCGGCCAACTGGGACGGTGCACAGGGCTCCTGGACGGGCAGCGGGGACACGGCGGACCCCGCCAACCACCACGCCGGGCAGGACTCCCACGGCATCCCCCTCGGTCTGGACCGCGTGCCCCTCGCCACCCTGCTCGCCGACTTCCACGCGCTCGGCGTCAACAGCGTCCGGCTGCCCTTCTCCAACGAGATGATCCACGCCACGAGCCCCGTGCCGGACGCCGCCGTCGCGGCCAACCCCCGACTGCGCGGGAAGACGCCACTGGAGGTCTTCGACGCCGTCGTGTCCGCCCTCACCGCCGACGACTTCGCGGTCGTACTGAACAACCACACCAACACCTCCCGCTGGTGCTGCGGCGTCGACGGCAACGAACGCTGGAACAGCGGCCAGGACACGCGGCGCTGGGCCGACGACTGGGTCCTCATGGCCCGCCGCTACGCCGACGACCCCCGCGTGGTGGGAGCCGACCTCTACAACGAGGTGCGCCGGGACATCCTGCACGACCCCGACTGGGGCGGTGGTGACGACTACGACTGGTACGCCGCCGCCCAGTTGGCCGCCGACCGCATCCTCACCGAGGCCAACCCCGATCTGCTCATCGTCATCGAGGGCATCAACTGGACCGGCCTGCCCGTCGACGGCTTCGCGCACGGCCGCCCGGTGCTCACCCCCGTCCGCACCCTCTCGCACACCCTCGTGGCGAGCGACAAACTGGTCTACTCCGCCCACTTCTATGGCTACACCGGCCCCCACCACAGCGGGGCCACCGGCCTCGGCGAGACCAGCGACCCCCGCTACCAGGACCTCACCGAGGACGAACTGCGGCAGGCCCTTCACGACGAGGCCTTCTTCGTGTCGGAGGAGAGCGGCCGGCACTTCACGGCACCCGTGTGGATCAGCGAGTTCGGCATCGGCGCGGGCGAGACCGGCGCCGCCGCCCGCACCTGGTTCGGCCGCGTCACCGACTACTTCGCCGATCACGACGCCGACTTCGCCTACTGGCCGCTGGTCGGCTGGGAGGGGCACGACGACTGGGCGCTGCTGCGCTACGACACCGAAGGCCGCCGCTACGGCCTGCTCGACCAGGCCGACTGGCGACGCACCGGCTGGGACCGGCTGATGACCGCGCCGAGCCGCACCGGCCCCGTCGCCCCGGTGCCCGTCTGGCGGATGCTCACCACCGACCACGGCGACCACGTCGAGTCACTGCGGGTGCGGGCCACCGGCGACTGGGACCCGGGCGCGTCCAAGGCCGCCTGCCCCGACGGGCTGCGGCTGACCGGCCTGAGCCACACCGGGGGCCGGGGGCTGTGCACCGACGTCACCGCGGGCGACCTGCGCGCCGCGAGCGGCGGCCAGACGGTGGTGACCGACGAACGGTATGTCCCGCAGGGCGGTGACTGGGCCTCCGGCTACACCAAGTTCCAGTGCCCGGCCGACGCGTACCTCATCGGCTACAGCCGGCGCGGGAGCCGCACCTCGGCGGCCCTGTGCGCCCCCGCCCGCACCCCGCTGGGCACCACGGGCCGTACGGTCTGGTTCGACCGCTCCGACAACCGGCCCGACTCCGGCGGCGACTTCGCCTCCGGCCACTACAAGGGCCAGTGCGCCGACGACGAGTACGCCGCCGGGATCGCGTTCACCACCCGGGTGGGCAGCGCGGGGCGCCCGGCGGCGCTGCTCTGCCGCCGGCTGCCCTGA
- a CDS encoding winged helix-turn-helix transcriptional regulator, with translation MKDTDPYGVHAGTPVVFRADCPSRPILDQIADKWSMMVMALLERPTRFNELKRGLEGVTQRVLTQTLRRLERNGMIRRTVLPTSPVGVEYSLTPLGESLREPFGHLYRWTVEHSEEISDCRREYDSRA, from the coding sequence ATGAAGGACACCGACCCCTACGGCGTCCACGCCGGCACACCCGTCGTCTTCCGGGCGGACTGCCCCAGCCGGCCGATCCTCGACCAGATCGCGGACAAGTGGTCGATGATGGTCATGGCGCTGCTGGAGCGGCCCACCCGCTTCAACGAGCTCAAGCGCGGCCTGGAGGGTGTGACACAGCGCGTCCTCACGCAGACCCTGCGGCGCCTGGAGCGCAACGGCATGATCCGCCGCACGGTGCTGCCGACCTCGCCCGTCGGCGTCGAGTACTCCCTCACCCCGCTGGGCGAGTCGCTGCGCGAGCCGTTCGGTCATCTCTACCGCTGGACCGTCGAGCACAGCGAGGAGATCAGCGACTGCCGGCGGGAGTACGACAGCAGGGCCTGA
- a CDS encoding enoyl-CoA hydratase/isomerase family protein yields MPSVTNDVHRTPDDCSTLRVSSADGVAHVVLDNPPVNVLGVVMMRELRTVLTALADDPSVRVIVFSSADPEFFLAHVDMRIAEDMEALGELAASAPGDVNVFQAVGELLRHQPQVTIVKLAGKARGGGAEFVAAADMAFAAAETAGLGQIEALMGIVPGGGGTQYLRERVGRNRALEVILTGDLFDAATAASYGWINRALPAAELDAYVDRIARNIAALPEGVVAAAKRALPADDLTEGLLRENDAWAATLARPAAQHLIVGGLRDGAQTLTGERDLETLMRGVAR; encoded by the coding sequence ATGCCCTCCGTGACGAACGACGTCCACCGCACGCCCGACGACTGCTCCACCCTGCGTGTGAGCAGCGCGGACGGTGTCGCGCACGTCGTCCTCGACAACCCTCCGGTGAACGTGCTCGGCGTCGTGATGATGCGTGAGCTGCGCACCGTGCTGACCGCGCTCGCGGACGACCCGTCGGTCCGCGTGATCGTCTTCTCCAGCGCCGACCCCGAGTTCTTCCTCGCCCATGTGGACATGCGCATCGCGGAGGACATGGAGGCCCTCGGGGAGCTCGCCGCGTCGGCGCCGGGGGACGTCAATGTGTTCCAGGCCGTCGGCGAACTCCTCCGCCACCAGCCGCAGGTGACCATCGTCAAGCTCGCCGGGAAGGCCCGCGGCGGCGGGGCCGAGTTCGTGGCCGCGGCGGACATGGCGTTCGCCGCCGCCGAGACCGCCGGACTCGGCCAGATCGAGGCGCTCATGGGCATCGTCCCCGGCGGCGGCGGAACGCAGTACCTCCGGGAGCGGGTGGGCCGCAACCGCGCCCTGGAGGTGATCCTCACCGGCGACCTGTTCGACGCCGCGACGGCCGCGTCGTACGGCTGGATCAACCGGGCCCTGCCGGCCGCCGAACTCGACGCGTACGTCGACCGGATCGCCCGGAACATCGCCGCGTTGCCCGAGGGCGTCGTCGCGGCGGCCAAGCGGGCGCTGCCCGCCGACGACCTCACGGAGGGACTCCTGCGGGAGAACGACGCCTGGGCCGCCACCCTCGCCCGGCCGGCCGCTCAGCACCTGATCGTCGGCGGCCTGCGCGACGGGGCGCAGACACTGACCGGCGAACGCGACCTCGAGACGCTGATGCGCGGCGTCGCACGCTGA